From a single Miscanthus floridulus cultivar M001 chromosome 8, ASM1932011v1, whole genome shotgun sequence genomic region:
- the LOC136469938 gene encoding uncharacterized protein — protein sequence MGAFLSSVSGHGHPSHPEHCARFNRVGRNDSPPSPCRMCNLNVETGAAAYRCSEPGCAVVLHDACYRRPTTLKRHFAHPRHHLTLGADTRACLSCSLCAKPLGTPTVAYSCARSSTCAGFSAHPRCCDLPKSISTPPELHEHNTRFVLRPPSSAAGGNGGGEVARPRRTCLKCGKTAATTAGRKKAAPWSYQCTKCAGKEYCLACVLGNGGSTVRCCCLPCCDVDPAAVHCVGQLAGVFFCGFLSGMGCPATQLYPADMELAPRYRT from the coding sequence ATGGGGGCTTTTCTGTCATCTGTATCCGGCCATGGCCACCCCTCCCACCCCGAGCACTGCGCACGCTTTAATCGCGTCGGCCGCAACGACTCCCCGCCGTCGCCGTGCAGGATGTGCAACCTGAACGTGGAGACCGGCGCGGCGGCCTATCGCTGCTCGGAGCCCGGCTGCGCCGTCGTCCTCCACGACGCCTGCTACCGGCGCCCGACGACGCTCAAGCGCCACTTCGCGCACCCGCGGCACCACCTCACGCTCGGCGCCGACACCCGCGCCTGCCTCTCGTGCAGCCTCTGCGCCAAGCCGCTGGGCACGCCAACCGTCGCCTACAGCTGCGCCCGCAGCAGCACGTGCGCCGGCTTCAGCGCTCACCCGCGCTGCTGCGACCTCCCGAAGAGCATCAGCACGCCGCCGGAGCTGCACGAGCACAACACCAGGTTTGTCCTGCGCCCGCCGTCGTCGGCTGCGGGAGggaacggcggcggcgaggtggcGCGGCCGCGGCGAACATGTCTCAAGTGCGGGAAGACGGCGGCCACGACCGCGGGGCGAAAGAAGGCCGCACCGTGGTCGTACCAGTGCACCAAGTGCGCCGGCAAGGAGTACTGTCTCGCGTGCGTGCTCGGCAACGGCGGTAGCACCGTGCGGTGCTGCTGCTTGCCGTGCTGCGACGTCGACCCTGCAGCCGTGCACTGTGTTGGGCAATTGGCCGGGGTGTTCTTCTGTGGGTTCTTGTCTGGAATGGGATGCCCGGCCACTCAGCTGTACCCCGCCGACATGGAACTTGCTCCCAGATACCGAACGTGA